In the Paludisphaera rhizosphaerae genome, one interval contains:
- a CDS encoding glycosyltransferase, with protein MEASIRERTFEITKGEADANSEEPLPQALQGLRIALVHDWLTGMRGGEKCLEVLCRAFPDARLFTLIHRRGATSPAIESMAIRTSPLQKAPGVFRYYRHMLPLMPAAASTWRIKNVDLVVSLSHCVAKAVRVPAGTPHVCYCFTPMRYAWEGRDAYLEGWSDRPIRRAVARTMLNRLREWDRSTAVRVSQFVAISETIRRRIAACYLRESTIVQPPVDADYYHPESGTDREDFYLIVSALVPYKRVDQAIAACQRSGKRLIVIGAGPDRSRLEAAAGPTTTFLGWQSDEVIRDHYRRCRALLFPGEEDFGIVPVEALGCGAPVIALRRGGASETVPDSCGRLYDAPTVDALAAAVEGWEADGRPHDPAEARARAESFALPVFRRRLLGVLADSVTTRERHAGVPRPHIAAPGVAERRRRDG; from the coding sequence ATGGAAGCCAGCATCCGAGAGCGTACGTTCGAAATCACCAAGGGCGAGGCCGACGCGAACTCCGAAGAGCCGCTCCCCCAGGCGCTCCAGGGACTTCGGATCGCCCTGGTCCATGACTGGCTCACCGGCATGCGGGGCGGCGAGAAGTGTCTGGAGGTGCTCTGCCGCGCCTTTCCGGACGCTCGCCTTTTCACCTTGATCCATCGCCGAGGAGCGACAAGCCCGGCGATCGAGTCCATGGCGATTCGGACGTCGCCGCTTCAGAAGGCTCCAGGCGTCTTTCGCTACTACCGGCACATGCTCCCCCTGATGCCCGCGGCGGCCTCGACGTGGCGGATCAAGAACGTCGACCTGGTCGTCAGTCTTAGCCATTGCGTCGCCAAGGCGGTCCGGGTGCCGGCCGGAACGCCCCACGTCTGCTACTGCTTCACGCCGATGCGTTACGCCTGGGAGGGTCGCGACGCTTATCTGGAGGGTTGGTCGGATCGTCCCATCCGCCGCGCGGTGGCCCGGACGATGCTGAACCGCCTCCGCGAGTGGGACCGATCGACGGCCGTCCGCGTCAGTCAGTTCGTGGCGATCTCAGAGACCATCCGACGTCGGATCGCGGCTTGCTATCTCCGCGAGAGCACGATCGTTCAGCCTCCCGTCGACGCCGATTACTATCATCCCGAATCGGGAACGGATCGCGAGGATTTCTATCTGATCGTCTCCGCGCTTGTCCCTTACAAGCGAGTCGACCAGGCGATCGCGGCCTGCCAACGGTCTGGCAAGCGGCTGATCGTGATCGGCGCAGGGCCTGACCGCAGCCGATTGGAAGCCGCGGCCGGACCGACCACGACGTTTCTGGGCTGGCAGTCGGATGAGGTCATCCGCGACCACTATCGACGCTGCCGCGCCCTGCTCTTCCCCGGCGAGGAAGACTTCGGGATCGTGCCCGTCGAGGCTTTAGGATGTGGGGCGCCGGTCATCGCCCTTCGACGGGGAGGGGCTTCGGAAACCGTCCCTGATTCATGCGGTCGGCTTTACGACGCCCCCACGGTCGACGCCCTGGCGGCGGCCGTCGAAGGCTGGGAGGCTGATGGTCGACCGCACGACCCAGCCGAGGCCCGAGCCCGCGCCGAGTCGTTCGCACTCCCGGTGTTTCGACGCCGGTTGCTCGGCGTCCTGGCGGACTCTGTGACGACTCGGGAACGCCACGCGGGCGTGCCGAGACCTCACATCGCCGCGCCGGGCGTCGCGGAACGACGCCGGCGCGACGGTTGA